One window of the Anas acuta chromosome 12, bAnaAcu1.1, whole genome shotgun sequence genome contains the following:
- the ZNF280D gene encoding zinc finger protein 280D isoform X6, protein MMMMMSQSLLEKSQAQSHLVHVVQGMRLGGCDDSRCIRIPCFSCAWALADILNRVNFGSSRRGIQNGAPSRGTVTTFKPESHHYPTSASSPSAMPVSSVFQSVSRPTTSSVAVQPLSRPVNVSGTSQTLQRPVAGCLSTQQMPRPSSGISQPVSRPVTIPVTTQPVSRNITVPVVAQPVSRPVTTVTTQPVILNQDYIMDSPPAAPDNTSGILFGVRENSGVPQYQTGPSVNVTGTNATSSNIKNGGPFPRACPKCNIHFNLMDPLKNHMKYCCPDMINNFFPGVAKTECSSTTSKINESEKGKLIMLVNDFYYGKHEGDTQQVQQEQKTHTTFKCFSCLKVLKNNIRFMNHMKHHLELEKQSSESWESHTTCQHCYRQFPTPFQLQCHIESTHTPYESSTICKICELSFETEQVLLQHMKDNHKPGEMPYVCQVCNYRSSAFSDVETHFRTVHENTKHLLCPFCLKVIKIGAPYMHHYMRHQKKGIYRCTKCRLQFLTCKEKMDHKTQHHRTFRKPKQLEGLPPGTKVTIRASLGSLQSGSSVSTSTSTFQLSPKAKNTTTRNHNRSNTNKSKAKSKPSATSKKQNAWTNSSSKKKKVTNTALHNLRYRLGAHKCIECYSEIKDFANHFPTYVHCSLCRYNTSCSKAYVNHMMSFHSARPSKRFWIYKKHSEELRGVTVVCLNCDFLTDGSGLDSMATHLSESHTHTCQVIIENVSVDLPTAEQVSDKQEHESSEETKECNRNQAKKVASVEKNEDNSSFSDTKNVPDLELHDNSSKNSLHEKGACCDSDSNKQLVDKEQKCIHGESELKTCQSSDDGVLTDQTKVQNLDETTLSAMNAKDLKLTLGEDVSFEQFLRKRNEPESVSSDISEQGSIHLEPLTPSEVLEHEATEILQKGNVAPSSKKAERPSERTDETSKESSPNRMETTVNKTDENETS, encoded by the exons atgatgatgatgatgagcCAATCTTTGTTGGAGAAATCTCAAGCTCAAAGCCACCTAGTACAT GTAGTGCAGGGAATGAGGTTAGGTGGTTGTGATGACAGCAGATGTATCAGAATTCCATGTTTTTCCTGTGCTTGGGCTTTGGCAG ATATATTGAACAGAGTCAACTTCGGCTCATCACGAAGGGGGATACAGAATGGTGCACCCAGTAGAG GTACTGTTACTACATTCAAGCCTGAAAGTCACCATTATCCGACatctgcctccagccccagtGCCATGCCTGTCTCATCAGTCTTTCAGTCTGTATCCAGACCTACGACTAGCTCTGTAGCAGTTCAGCCATTGTCTAGACCAGTGAATGTTTCAGGAACTTCACAGACACTGCAGAGACCAGTTGCTGGATGTTTATCAACACAGCAGATGCCCCGGCCAAGTTCTGGAATATCACAGCCTGTTAGCAGACCTGTAACCATTCCAGTGACGACACAGCCAGTATCAAGAAATATCACAGTTCCTGTAGTGGCTCAACCTGTATCCAGGCCAGTGACTACTGTAACAACACAGCCTGTAATACTCAATCAG GATTATATTATGGATTCTCCACCAGCTGCACCAGATAATACATCTGGTATACTGTTTGGTGTGAGAGAGAACTCGGGAGTTCCACAGTACCAGACTGGGCCATCAGTGAATGTAACAG GTACTAATGCTACATCaagcaatattaaaaatggAGGACCTTTTCCACGAGCTTGTCCAAAGTGCAATATTCATTTCAATCTTATGGAtcctttaaaaaatcatatgaag TATTGTTGTCCAGATatgataaataatttcttccctgGAGTGGCCAAAACAGAATGTTCAAGTACAACAAGCAAAATCAATGAATCTGAGAAAGGAAAGTTGATTATGTTAGTTAACGACTTCTATTATGGGAAACATGAAGGTGATACCCAGCAGGTACAACAGGAGCAGAAGACTCATACAACATTTAAGTGCTTCAGCTGTCTGaaagttcttaaaaataacataag GTTTATGAACCACATGAAGCATCACTTAGAGCTTGAGAAGCAGAGCAGTGAAAGCTGGGAAAGCCATACCACCTGCCAGCACTGTTACCGTCAGTTTCCCACCCCATTTCAGCTGCAGTGCCACATTGAAAGTACACACACGCCTTATGAGTCGTCTA CTATTTGTAAAATCTGTGAATTATCCTTTGAAACAGAGCAAGTTCTTTTGCAACATATGAAGGACAATCATAAGCCAGGTGAAATGCCGTATGTTTGCCAG GTATGCAACTACAGATCCTCAGCTTTCTCTGATGTAGAAACACATTTCAGGACAGTtcatgaaaatacaaaacatttgctGTGCCCGTTTTGCctcaaagtaataaaaattgGAGCACCGTATATGCATCATTATATGAGGCATCAG aaaaaaggaatataCCGTTGCACTAAGTGCAGACTGCAATTTTTgacttgcaaagaaaaaatggatCACAAGACTCAGCATCATCGAACATTTAGAAAACCTAAACAGTTAGAAGGATTGCCTCCTGGAACAAAG GTCACTATTCGAGCATCTCTTGGATCTCTTCAGTCAGGATCTTCTGTTAGTACGAGTACATCCACATTTCAGCTATCACCTAAAGCTAAAAATACAACCACTAGAAATCATAACAGATCTAATACAAATAAgtcaaaagcaaaatcaaaaccGTCAGCTACGTCGAAGAAGCAAAATGCATGgaccaacagcagcagcaaaaaaaaaaaagttacaaatacaGCACTGCATAATCTAAG GTATCGTTTGGGAGCTCACAAATGCATTGAGTGTTACTCAGAAATAAAGGATTTTGCAAACCACTTTCCTACATATGTCCACTGTAGCTTATGCAGATATAATACTAGCTGTAGCAAAGCCTACGTGAATCACATGATGAG TTTTCACAGTGCTCGTCCAAGTAAAAGATTTTGGATCTACAAGAAGCATTCAGAAGAGCTACG AGGTGTGACTGTAGTATGTCTTAACTGCGATTTTCTGACCGATGGTTCTGGCTTAGATAGCATGGCCACACATCTGAGTGAAAGCCACACTCATACTTGTCAAGTTATTATAGAGAATG tttctgtagATTTGCCAACTGCTGAACAAGTATCTGA caaACAAGAGCATGAGTcttcagaggaaacaaaagaatgCAATAGAAATCAAGCTAAAAAAGTTGCATCGGTTGAAAAGAATGAAGACAACTCATCATTCTCAGATACAAAAAATGTTCCAGATTTGGAACTCCATGACAATAGCTCCAAGAATTCTTTGCATGAGAAAGGAGCATGTTGTGATTCAGATAGTAACAAACAATTAGtagacaaagaacaaaaatgtattcATGGTGAAAGCGAGTTGAAAACTTGCCAAAGTTCAGATGATGGTGTCTTGACTGACCAGACTAAAGTACAAAACTTGGATGAAACTACACTTTCAGCAATGAACGCAAAGGACTTAAAACTAACATTGGGCGAAGATGTTAGTTTTGAGCAGTtcttgagaaaaagaaatgaacctGAATCCGTTAGTTCAGACATTAGTGAACAAGGCAGTATTCATTTGGAGCCTTTGACTCCATCAGAGGTGCTAGAGCATGAAGCGACTGAAATTCTTCAGAAAGGTAATGTTGCACCTTCATCAAAGAAAGCTGAACGACCCTCTGAACGAACAGATGAGACTTCTAAAGAAAGCAGTCCCAACAGAATGGAAACAACTGTAAACaagacagatgaa
- the ZNF280D gene encoding zinc finger protein 280D isoform X1, protein MMMMMSQSLLEKSQAQSHLVHVVQGMRLGGCDDSRCIRIPCFSCAWALADILNRVNFGSSRRGIQNGAPSRGTVTTFKPESHHYPTSASSPSAMPVSSVFQSVSRPTTSSVAVQPLSRPVNVSGTSQTLQRPVAGCLSTQQMPRPSSGISQPVSRPVTIPVTTQPVSRNITVPVVAQPVSRPVTTVTTQPVILNQDYIMDSPPAAPDNTSGILFGVRENSGVPQYQTGPSVNVTGLNESVFVSKRPATSEGNSVTPKKAKPNEVGAGSNSDVSPTVNSPTVTPSQNVSSKGTNATSSNIKNGGPFPRACPKCNIHFNLMDPLKNHMKYCCPDMINNFFPGVAKTECSSTTSKINESEKGKLIMLVNDFYYGKHEGDTQQVQQEQKTHTTFKCFSCLKVLKNNIRFMNHMKHHLELEKQSSESWESHTTCQHCYRQFPTPFQLQCHIESTHTPYESSTICKICELSFETEQVLLQHMKDNHKPGEMPYVCQVCNYRSSAFSDVETHFRTVHENTKHLLCPFCLKVIKIGAPYMHHYMRHQKKGIYRCTKCRLQFLTCKEKMDHKTQHHRTFRKPKQLEGLPPGTKVTIRASLGSLQSGSSVSTSTSTFQLSPKAKNTTTRNHNRSNTNKSKAKSKPSATSKKQNAWTNSSSKKKKVTNTALHNLRYRLGAHKCIECYSEIKDFANHFPTYVHCSLCRYNTSCSKAYVNHMMSFHSARPSKRFWIYKKHSEELRGVTVVCLNCDFLTDGSGLDSMATHLSESHTHTCQVIIENVSVDLPTAEQVSELKNEICILEREAKLEKNSRPSLSEGKTETPTFKSKQEHESSEETKECNRNQAKKVASVEKNEDNSSFSDTKNVPDLELHDNSSKNSLHEKGACCDSDSNKQLVDKEQKCIHGESELKTCQSSDDGVLTDQTKVQNLDETTLSAMNAKDLKLTLGEDVSFEQFLRKRNEPESVSSDISEQGSIHLEPLTPSEVLEHEATEILQKGNVAPSSKKAERPSERTDETSKESSPNRMETTVNKTDENETS, encoded by the exons atgatgatgatgatgagcCAATCTTTGTTGGAGAAATCTCAAGCTCAAAGCCACCTAGTACAT GTAGTGCAGGGAATGAGGTTAGGTGGTTGTGATGACAGCAGATGTATCAGAATTCCATGTTTTTCCTGTGCTTGGGCTTTGGCAG ATATATTGAACAGAGTCAACTTCGGCTCATCACGAAGGGGGATACAGAATGGTGCACCCAGTAGAG GTACTGTTACTACATTCAAGCCTGAAAGTCACCATTATCCGACatctgcctccagccccagtGCCATGCCTGTCTCATCAGTCTTTCAGTCTGTATCCAGACCTACGACTAGCTCTGTAGCAGTTCAGCCATTGTCTAGACCAGTGAATGTTTCAGGAACTTCACAGACACTGCAGAGACCAGTTGCTGGATGTTTATCAACACAGCAGATGCCCCGGCCAAGTTCTGGAATATCACAGCCTGTTAGCAGACCTGTAACCATTCCAGTGACGACACAGCCAGTATCAAGAAATATCACAGTTCCTGTAGTGGCTCAACCTGTATCCAGGCCAGTGACTACTGTAACAACACAGCCTGTAATACTCAATCAG GATTATATTATGGATTCTCCACCAGCTGCACCAGATAATACATCTGGTATACTGTTTGGTGTGAGAGAGAACTCGGGAGTTCCACAGTACCAGACTGGGCCATCAGTGAATGTAACAG GTCTGAATGAGAGTGTTTTTGTATCTAAGCGTCCTGCTACTTCTGAAGGCAACAGTGTAACTCCAAAAAAGGCCAAGCCTAATGAGGTTGGTGCTGGAAGCAATTCAGATGTTTCACCTACAGTTAACTCTCCAACAGTAACACCATCACAAAATGTATCTTCAAAAG GTACTAATGCTACATCaagcaatattaaaaatggAGGACCTTTTCCACGAGCTTGTCCAAAGTGCAATATTCATTTCAATCTTATGGAtcctttaaaaaatcatatgaag TATTGTTGTCCAGATatgataaataatttcttccctgGAGTGGCCAAAACAGAATGTTCAAGTACAACAAGCAAAATCAATGAATCTGAGAAAGGAAAGTTGATTATGTTAGTTAACGACTTCTATTATGGGAAACATGAAGGTGATACCCAGCAGGTACAACAGGAGCAGAAGACTCATACAACATTTAAGTGCTTCAGCTGTCTGaaagttcttaaaaataacataag GTTTATGAACCACATGAAGCATCACTTAGAGCTTGAGAAGCAGAGCAGTGAAAGCTGGGAAAGCCATACCACCTGCCAGCACTGTTACCGTCAGTTTCCCACCCCATTTCAGCTGCAGTGCCACATTGAAAGTACACACACGCCTTATGAGTCGTCTA CTATTTGTAAAATCTGTGAATTATCCTTTGAAACAGAGCAAGTTCTTTTGCAACATATGAAGGACAATCATAAGCCAGGTGAAATGCCGTATGTTTGCCAG GTATGCAACTACAGATCCTCAGCTTTCTCTGATGTAGAAACACATTTCAGGACAGTtcatgaaaatacaaaacatttgctGTGCCCGTTTTGCctcaaagtaataaaaattgGAGCACCGTATATGCATCATTATATGAGGCATCAG aaaaaaggaatataCCGTTGCACTAAGTGCAGACTGCAATTTTTgacttgcaaagaaaaaatggatCACAAGACTCAGCATCATCGAACATTTAGAAAACCTAAACAGTTAGAAGGATTGCCTCCTGGAACAAAG GTCACTATTCGAGCATCTCTTGGATCTCTTCAGTCAGGATCTTCTGTTAGTACGAGTACATCCACATTTCAGCTATCACCTAAAGCTAAAAATACAACCACTAGAAATCATAACAGATCTAATACAAATAAgtcaaaagcaaaatcaaaaccGTCAGCTACGTCGAAGAAGCAAAATGCATGgaccaacagcagcagcaaaaaaaaaaaagttacaaatacaGCACTGCATAATCTAAG GTATCGTTTGGGAGCTCACAAATGCATTGAGTGTTACTCAGAAATAAAGGATTTTGCAAACCACTTTCCTACATATGTCCACTGTAGCTTATGCAGATATAATACTAGCTGTAGCAAAGCCTACGTGAATCACATGATGAG TTTTCACAGTGCTCGTCCAAGTAAAAGATTTTGGATCTACAAGAAGCATTCAGAAGAGCTACG AGGTGTGACTGTAGTATGTCTTAACTGCGATTTTCTGACCGATGGTTCTGGCTTAGATAGCATGGCCACACATCTGAGTGAAAGCCACACTCATACTTGTCAAGTTATTATAGAGAATG tttctgtagATTTGCCAACTGCTGAACAAGTATCTGA GTTAAAGAACGAAATCTGCATTCTAGAGAGGGAAGCTAAGTTGGAG aaaaattcAAGACCTAGTttatctgaaggaaaaacagaaacaccaaCATTTAAAAG caaACAAGAGCATGAGTcttcagaggaaacaaaagaatgCAATAGAAATCAAGCTAAAAAAGTTGCATCGGTTGAAAAGAATGAAGACAACTCATCATTCTCAGATACAAAAAATGTTCCAGATTTGGAACTCCATGACAATAGCTCCAAGAATTCTTTGCATGAGAAAGGAGCATGTTGTGATTCAGATAGTAACAAACAATTAGtagacaaagaacaaaaatgtattcATGGTGAAAGCGAGTTGAAAACTTGCCAAAGTTCAGATGATGGTGTCTTGACTGACCAGACTAAAGTACAAAACTTGGATGAAACTACACTTTCAGCAATGAACGCAAAGGACTTAAAACTAACATTGGGCGAAGATGTTAGTTTTGAGCAGTtcttgagaaaaagaaatgaacctGAATCCGTTAGTTCAGACATTAGTGAACAAGGCAGTATTCATTTGGAGCCTTTGACTCCATCAGAGGTGCTAGAGCATGAAGCGACTGAAATTCTTCAGAAAGGTAATGTTGCACCTTCATCAAAGAAAGCTGAACGACCCTCTGAACGAACAGATGAGACTTCTAAAGAAAGCAGTCCCAACAGAATGGAAACAACTGTAAACaagacagatgaa
- the ZNF280D gene encoding zinc finger protein 280D isoform X5, with protein MMMMMSQSLLEKSQAQSHLVHVVQGMRLGGCDDSRCIRIPCFSCAWALADILNRVNFGSSRRGIQNGAPSRGTVTTFKPESHHYPTSASSPSAMPVSSVFQSVSRPTTSSVAVQPLSRPVNVSGTSQTLQRPVAGCLSTQQMPRPSSGISQPVSRPVTIPVTTQPVSRNITVPVVAQPVSRPVTTVTTQPVILNQDYIMDSPPAAPDNTSGILFGVRENSGVPQYQTGPSVNVTGTNATSSNIKNGGPFPRACPKCNIHFNLMDPLKNHMKYCCPDMINNFFPGVAKTECSSTTSKINESEKGKLIMLVNDFYYGKHEGDTQQVQQEQKTHTTFKCFSCLKVLKNNIRFMNHMKHHLELEKQSSESWESHTTCQHCYRQFPTPFQLQCHIESTHTPYESSTICKICELSFETEQVLLQHMKDNHKPGEMPYVCQVCNYRSSAFSDVETHFRTVHENTKHLLCPFCLKVIKIGAPYMHHYMRHQKKGIYRCTKCRLQFLTCKEKMDHKTQHHRTFRKPKQLEGLPPGTKVTIRASLGSLQSGSSVSTSTSTFQLSPKAKNTTTRNHNRSNTNKSKAKSKPSATSKKQNAWTNSSSKKKKVTNTALHNLRYRLGAHKCIECYSEIKDFANHFPTYVHCSLCRYNTSCSKAYVNHMMSFHSARPSKRFWIYKKHSEELRGVTVVCLNCDFLTDGSGLDSMATHLSESHTHTCQVIIENVSVDLPTAEQVSELKNEICILEREAKLEKNSRPSLSEGKTETPTFKSKQEHESSEETKECNRNQAKKVASVEKNEDNSSFSDTKNVPDLELHDNSSKNSLHEKGACCDSDSNKQLVDKEQKCIHGESELKTCQSSDDGVLTDQTKVQNLDETTLSAMNAKDLKLTLGEDVSFEQFLRKRNEPESVSSDISEQGSIHLEPLTPSEVLEHEATEILQKGNVAPSSKKAERPSERTDETSKESSPNRMETTVNKTDENETS; from the exons atgatgatgatgatgagcCAATCTTTGTTGGAGAAATCTCAAGCTCAAAGCCACCTAGTACAT GTAGTGCAGGGAATGAGGTTAGGTGGTTGTGATGACAGCAGATGTATCAGAATTCCATGTTTTTCCTGTGCTTGGGCTTTGGCAG ATATATTGAACAGAGTCAACTTCGGCTCATCACGAAGGGGGATACAGAATGGTGCACCCAGTAGAG GTACTGTTACTACATTCAAGCCTGAAAGTCACCATTATCCGACatctgcctccagccccagtGCCATGCCTGTCTCATCAGTCTTTCAGTCTGTATCCAGACCTACGACTAGCTCTGTAGCAGTTCAGCCATTGTCTAGACCAGTGAATGTTTCAGGAACTTCACAGACACTGCAGAGACCAGTTGCTGGATGTTTATCAACACAGCAGATGCCCCGGCCAAGTTCTGGAATATCACAGCCTGTTAGCAGACCTGTAACCATTCCAGTGACGACACAGCCAGTATCAAGAAATATCACAGTTCCTGTAGTGGCTCAACCTGTATCCAGGCCAGTGACTACTGTAACAACACAGCCTGTAATACTCAATCAG GATTATATTATGGATTCTCCACCAGCTGCACCAGATAATACATCTGGTATACTGTTTGGTGTGAGAGAGAACTCGGGAGTTCCACAGTACCAGACTGGGCCATCAGTGAATGTAACAG GTACTAATGCTACATCaagcaatattaaaaatggAGGACCTTTTCCACGAGCTTGTCCAAAGTGCAATATTCATTTCAATCTTATGGAtcctttaaaaaatcatatgaag TATTGTTGTCCAGATatgataaataatttcttccctgGAGTGGCCAAAACAGAATGTTCAAGTACAACAAGCAAAATCAATGAATCTGAGAAAGGAAAGTTGATTATGTTAGTTAACGACTTCTATTATGGGAAACATGAAGGTGATACCCAGCAGGTACAACAGGAGCAGAAGACTCATACAACATTTAAGTGCTTCAGCTGTCTGaaagttcttaaaaataacataag GTTTATGAACCACATGAAGCATCACTTAGAGCTTGAGAAGCAGAGCAGTGAAAGCTGGGAAAGCCATACCACCTGCCAGCACTGTTACCGTCAGTTTCCCACCCCATTTCAGCTGCAGTGCCACATTGAAAGTACACACACGCCTTATGAGTCGTCTA CTATTTGTAAAATCTGTGAATTATCCTTTGAAACAGAGCAAGTTCTTTTGCAACATATGAAGGACAATCATAAGCCAGGTGAAATGCCGTATGTTTGCCAG GTATGCAACTACAGATCCTCAGCTTTCTCTGATGTAGAAACACATTTCAGGACAGTtcatgaaaatacaaaacatttgctGTGCCCGTTTTGCctcaaagtaataaaaattgGAGCACCGTATATGCATCATTATATGAGGCATCAG aaaaaaggaatataCCGTTGCACTAAGTGCAGACTGCAATTTTTgacttgcaaagaaaaaatggatCACAAGACTCAGCATCATCGAACATTTAGAAAACCTAAACAGTTAGAAGGATTGCCTCCTGGAACAAAG GTCACTATTCGAGCATCTCTTGGATCTCTTCAGTCAGGATCTTCTGTTAGTACGAGTACATCCACATTTCAGCTATCACCTAAAGCTAAAAATACAACCACTAGAAATCATAACAGATCTAATACAAATAAgtcaaaagcaaaatcaaaaccGTCAGCTACGTCGAAGAAGCAAAATGCATGgaccaacagcagcagcaaaaaaaaaaaagttacaaatacaGCACTGCATAATCTAAG GTATCGTTTGGGAGCTCACAAATGCATTGAGTGTTACTCAGAAATAAAGGATTTTGCAAACCACTTTCCTACATATGTCCACTGTAGCTTATGCAGATATAATACTAGCTGTAGCAAAGCCTACGTGAATCACATGATGAG TTTTCACAGTGCTCGTCCAAGTAAAAGATTTTGGATCTACAAGAAGCATTCAGAAGAGCTACG AGGTGTGACTGTAGTATGTCTTAACTGCGATTTTCTGACCGATGGTTCTGGCTTAGATAGCATGGCCACACATCTGAGTGAAAGCCACACTCATACTTGTCAAGTTATTATAGAGAATG tttctgtagATTTGCCAACTGCTGAACAAGTATCTGA GTTAAAGAACGAAATCTGCATTCTAGAGAGGGAAGCTAAGTTGGAG aaaaattcAAGACCTAGTttatctgaaggaaaaacagaaacaccaaCATTTAAAAG caaACAAGAGCATGAGTcttcagaggaaacaaaagaatgCAATAGAAATCAAGCTAAAAAAGTTGCATCGGTTGAAAAGAATGAAGACAACTCATCATTCTCAGATACAAAAAATGTTCCAGATTTGGAACTCCATGACAATAGCTCCAAGAATTCTTTGCATGAGAAAGGAGCATGTTGTGATTCAGATAGTAACAAACAATTAGtagacaaagaacaaaaatgtattcATGGTGAAAGCGAGTTGAAAACTTGCCAAAGTTCAGATGATGGTGTCTTGACTGACCAGACTAAAGTACAAAACTTGGATGAAACTACACTTTCAGCAATGAACGCAAAGGACTTAAAACTAACATTGGGCGAAGATGTTAGTTTTGAGCAGTtcttgagaaaaagaaatgaacctGAATCCGTTAGTTCAGACATTAGTGAACAAGGCAGTATTCATTTGGAGCCTTTGACTCCATCAGAGGTGCTAGAGCATGAAGCGACTGAAATTCTTCAGAAAGGTAATGTTGCACCTTCATCAAAGAAAGCTGAACGACCCTCTGAACGAACAGATGAGACTTCTAAAGAAAGCAGTCCCAACAGAATGGAAACAACTGTAAACaagacagatgaa